DNA sequence from the Maribacter dokdonensis DSW-8 genome:
TAATTTACATTACATGTTTTCAAAAAATCACTTTTAGGGCATACCCTTTGCATTTTCTATTGCGAACAATAAAGCTACTACCACTAGTTTGGTAATACGTAGTACAATTAAAAATGCAGTAGATGAAATACGGTAGTCTAGTTTTGGAAGAGAGCGAATTCATCGCTATTAAAAATCATCTAGAGAATAATCTTTCTATTGAAGATTATGCGCATAAAAACGCGTTAGAACTTCTAGCTCAAAATATGGGTATTGCCATGGTTTTGAATACTGCAGATATCCCTTTTGACATAGTAACTATTAATTCAACCATAAAAGTTACTGGAGCATCGGGCGTACATCAAACTTTTACCATAGTACCACCTGAGCAAAGCAATGCTAAACACCACAAAGTTTCAGTAATCAGCAGTTTAGGTGCATCGGTAATAGGTCGCGCCGTCGGTGATAGAATTTCATTTGGGCTACCAGGTGAAATGATGTCCCTGGTCATAGAAAAAGTTATCCAACCAAACCAAGCCAACAAAATCACTCCTAAAGTTTCAACCATTTAAAAACAAATATTAATTAATTCTAAAATTATTCAGTTATGATAAAATATGCAATTGCCCTGTTATTTTCAGTAAGTATGTTAACCGCTCAAGACAACACTTCTACACAACC
Encoded proteins:
- a CDS encoding GreA/GreB family elongation factor; protein product: MKYGSLVLEESEFIAIKNHLENNLSIEDYAHKNALELLAQNMGIAMVLNTADIPFDIVTINSTIKVTGASGVHQTFTIVPPEQSNAKHHKVSVISSLGASVIGRAVGDRISFGLPGEMMSLVIEKVIQPNQANKITPKVSTI